The following proteins are co-located in the Pseudodesulfovibrio alkaliphilus genome:
- a CDS encoding xanthine dehydrogenase family protein molybdopterin-binding subunit — MQDIGRRSRRFDALDKARGAEQFASDIYPPDMLWAGALRAGVPHGIIRRIDTARAQGVAGVEAVLTRKDVPGTNRQGFVHWDMPVLCGTRVRHAGDAVALVVAGSRRALVEALAAIEVEIEPLPVVDTLDAALADDAPNIHGLETGNVLEAATIAKGDAEAGLAECDVVVQETFFTPAQEHAFIETENGVARMDEDGVLHLTVSTQAPFRDRFEIGRALGLDPSRIHVVGPYLGGGFGGKDGATVQCLLALAAMHAKGRSVKMWWSREESLLAGYKRHAARMRFTAGAKSDGSLHAVRCELDYDTGAYAHLGVEIMALGLEHSGGPYRLPHLEAKGRCVYTNNPVAGAFRGFGVAQVSFAFEGMMDRLASTLGMDPLEFRLKNALTRGERNCAGVTMTTSTGMEECLLRLGDHPLWKGREAWRAEAPPFTRRAVGVAAVFNGMGYGRGLADYAVAKVRLTGAGRIRIYNGVSDMGQGNASTFVQMAGEILCQPESMMELVQPDTDRTHPSGSSAAGRTTYTYGKALIKACESLRDKLFNRAALMLFVDDGSGFAMIPGGVRHLPTGRDLPLAALAAMMHPDDRICMADHLMPVTPEPVRGGEVFRLGFPHLIFPYAAHLARIEVDELTGRVTVRDYVAFTDGGRVLNPQNFEQQVHGAVAQGLGYALTEDAATEAGVLRTTDLCTYVIPSSLDLPDMESHAVETVEHTGPFGMKGIGEVGLNGPLPAVASALFRAGLPMTRAPFTLERVLAALGGGPAGGGAPS; from the coding sequence ATGCAGGACATAGGCCGCCGCTCTCGCCGTTTCGACGCCTTGGACAAGGCGCGGGGCGCGGAACAGTTCGCCTCGGACATCTATCCCCCGGACATGCTTTGGGCCGGAGCGCTTCGGGCGGGTGTGCCCCACGGCATCATCCGGCGCATCGACACGGCGCGGGCCCAAGGGGTGGCGGGCGTGGAGGCGGTGCTGACCCGCAAGGACGTGCCCGGCACCAATCGCCAGGGCTTTGTCCACTGGGACATGCCCGTGCTCTGCGGCACCAGGGTGCGCCATGCGGGCGACGCCGTGGCCCTGGTGGTGGCCGGGTCGCGCCGGGCCCTGGTCGAGGCCCTTGCCGCCATTGAGGTGGAGATCGAGCCGCTGCCCGTGGTGGACACCCTGGACGCGGCCCTGGCCGACGACGCCCCCAATATCCACGGTCTGGAAACCGGCAACGTGCTTGAGGCGGCCACCATCGCCAAGGGCGACGCCGAGGCCGGGCTGGCCGAGTGCGACGTGGTGGTGCAGGAGACTTTTTTCACCCCGGCCCAGGAGCACGCCTTCATCGAGACCGAGAACGGCGTGGCCCGCATGGACGAGGACGGCGTCCTCCATCTGACGGTGTCCACCCAGGCCCCGTTCCGCGACCGTTTCGAGATCGGCCGCGCTCTGGGCCTCGACCCCTCGCGCATTCATGTTGTCGGCCCCTACCTGGGCGGCGGCTTCGGCGGCAAGGACGGGGCGACGGTCCAGTGCCTGCTGGCCCTGGCGGCCATGCACGCCAAGGGCCGTTCGGTCAAGATGTGGTGGAGCCGCGAGGAAAGCCTCCTGGCAGGCTACAAGCGCCACGCGGCGCGGATGCGCTTCACGGCCGGAGCCAAGAGCGACGGCTCCCTGCACGCGGTGCGTTGCGAGCTGGACTACGACACAGGGGCCTACGCCCATCTGGGCGTGGAGATCATGGCCCTGGGCCTGGAGCATTCGGGCGGGCCGTACCGGCTGCCCCACCTCGAGGCCAAAGGGCGCTGCGTCTACACCAACAATCCCGTGGCCGGGGCCTTTCGCGGCTTTGGCGTGGCCCAGGTCAGCTTCGCCTTTGAGGGCATGATGGACCGGCTGGCCAGCACCCTGGGCATGGACCCCCTGGAATTTCGCCTCAAAAACGCCCTCACCCGGGGCGAGCGCAACTGTGCGGGCGTGACCATGACCACCTCCACGGGCATGGAGGAATGTCTGCTGCGCCTTGGCGACCATCCCCTGTGGAAGGGCCGCGAGGCGTGGCGGGCCGAAGCCCCTCCCTTCACCCGCCGGGCCGTGGGCGTGGCCGCGGTCTTCAACGGCATGGGCTATGGCCGGGGGCTGGCCGATTACGCCGTGGCCAAGGTTCGCCTGACCGGGGCGGGCCGCATCCGCATATACAACGGCGTCAGCGACATGGGCCAGGGTAATGCCTCCACCTTTGTGCAGATGGCAGGAGAAATCCTCTGCCAGCCCGAGTCGATGATGGAGCTGGTCCAGCCGGACACGGACCGCACCCATCCCTCGGGCTCCTCCGCTGCCGGGCGGACCACCTATACCTATGGCAAGGCCCTGATCAAGGCGTGCGAATCCCTGCGCGACAAGCTCTTCAACCGGGCGGCGCTCATGCTTTTTGTGGACGACGGCTCGGGGTTCGCCATGATTCCGGGCGGGGTGCGCCATCTGCCCACGGGGCGGGATCTGCCCCTGGCCGCCCTGGCCGCCATGATGCACCCTGACGACCGCATCTGCATGGCCGACCACCTCATGCCGGTCACGCCCGAGCCTGTGCGCGGAGGCGAGGTCTTCAGGCTCGGTTTTCCGCATCTCATCTTTCCCTACGCCGCCCATCTCGCCCGCATCGAGGTGGACGAGCTGACCGGCCGGGTGACCGTGCGCGACTACGTGGCCTTTACCGACGGCGGCAGGGTGCTCAATCCGCAGAATTTCGAGCAGCAGGTCCACGGCGCCGTGGCCCAGGGGCTGGGCTATGCCCTGACCGAGGACGCGGCCACCGAGGCGGGCGTGCTGCGCACCACAGACCTCTGCACCTACGTCATCCCCTCGTCCCTGGACCTGCCGGACATGGAATCCCACGCCGTGGAGACCGTCGAGCACACCGGCCCCTTTGGCATGAAGGGGATCGGCGAAGTGGGGCTCAACGGCCCGCTTCCGGCCGTGGCCTCGGCCCTGTTCCGGGCCGGACTGCCCATGACCCGCGCCCCCTTCACTTTAGAGCGAGTGCTGGCAGCCCTGGGGGGCGGTCCGGCCGGAGGCGGTGCACCCTCATGA
- a CDS encoding (2Fe-2S)-binding protein: MIVFTLNGVGRSLDVDPTLRALDVLREHCGLTGPKEGCGSGECGACAIWIDGVTRLSCLTLAGQLHGREVTTIEGLGAPGVDQAQAAAQGSLHPVQAALAERGGVQCGYCTPGMAMVAAELLRREPNADRTAIREAISGNLCRCTGYHKIVDAIEDAAETMRKKR; the protein is encoded by the coding sequence ATGATCGTCTTCACCCTCAACGGCGTCGGGCGCAGTCTCGACGTGGACCCCACCCTGCGCGCCCTGGATGTCCTGCGCGAGCACTGCGGCCTGACAGGCCCCAAGGAGGGGTGCGGCTCCGGCGAATGCGGAGCCTGCGCCATCTGGATCGACGGCGTGACCCGGCTCTCCTGCCTGACACTGGCGGGCCAGCTCCATGGTCGGGAGGTGACGACCATCGAGGGGCTGGGCGCACCCGGAGTGGATCAGGCGCAAGCGGCGGCCCAGGGCTCCCTTCATCCGGTCCAGGCGGCCCTGGCCGAGCGGGGCGGGGTCCAGTGCGGCTACTGCACGCCGGGCATGGCCATGGTCGCGGCCGAGCTGCTGCGCCGCGAGCCGAACGCAGACCGGACCGCCATCCGCGAGGCCATCTCCGGCAACCTTTGCCGCTGCACGGGCTACCACAAGATCGTGGACGCCATTGAGGACGCGGCCGAAACCATGCGGAAGAAACGCTGA
- a CDS encoding YeeE/YedE thiosulfate transporter family protein — protein MTLMFGLFTGILFGWLLQRARVLRYDKQLGALRLRDMTILKFMLSAILAASVGVHLLADVGLAELSIKGTALGAQILGGLLFGVGWALLGYCPGTSWGALGEGRFDALWGILGGWFGAALYAEAYPAMETSVLTWGNLGKLTLPGMLGVSHWLVIAALALGCFALFRLFERKGL, from the coding sequence ATGACCCTGATGTTCGGACTGTTCACCGGCATACTCTTCGGCTGGCTCCTCCAGCGGGCCAGGGTGCTGCGCTACGACAAGCAGCTCGGGGCACTGCGCCTTAGGGACATGACCATCCTCAAGTTCATGCTCTCGGCCATCCTGGCGGCATCGGTCGGTGTGCACCTGCTGGCCGACGTGGGGTTGGCCGAGTTGTCCATCAAGGGAACAGCCCTTGGGGCGCAGATTCTGGGCGGCCTGCTCTTCGGGGTCGGCTGGGCGCTGCTCGGCTACTGCCCCGGCACGTCCTGGGGCGCCCTGGGCGAGGGGCGCTTCGACGCCCTTTGGGGCATCCTGGGCGGCTGGTTCGGGGCCGCCCTCTATGCCGAAGCCTACCCGGCCATGGAAACCAGCGTGCTCACCTGGGGCAACCTCGGCAAGCTCACCCTGCCCGGCATGCTGGGAGTGAGCCACTGGCTGGTCATCGCAGCCCTGGCCCTGGGGTGCTTCGCCCTCTTCCGGCTCTTCGAGCGCAAGGGATTGTGA
- a CDS encoding YeeE/YedE thiosulfate transporter family protein — MRQQDRGMNPYVAGTLAGLVLTLSVLVAGKFFGASTSYVRSAGLVEQVVAPAHVEQSSYFMKYLAKDPGIDWQWMFVLGIFFGAFLASNATDSFRWTDLPDSWRDRFGPSRIKRFGTAFAGGALALFGARLADGCPSGHGLSGVAQLSVSGLVAMACFFAGGLITARILFSGRKS; from the coding sequence ATGCGACAGCAGGACAGGGGCATGAACCCCTATGTGGCCGGGACGCTGGCCGGGCTGGTGCTGACCCTTTCCGTGCTCGTGGCCGGAAAGTTCTTCGGCGCATCCACCTCGTACGTACGTTCGGCCGGGCTGGTGGAACAGGTCGTGGCCCCGGCCCATGTGGAACAATCGAGCTATTTCATGAAATACCTGGCCAAGGACCCGGGCATTGACTGGCAATGGATGTTCGTGCTGGGCATCTTCTTTGGCGCGTTTCTCGCTTCCAACGCCACGGATTCCTTCCGCTGGACCGACCTGCCCGACAGCTGGCGCGACCGCTTCGGACCGAGCCGGATCAAGCGGTTCGGCACAGCCTTCGCAGGCGGGGCCCTGGCCCTGTTCGGCGCCCGGCTGGCCGACGGCTGCCCGAGCGGCCACGGGCTTTCCGGCGTGGCCCAGCTCTCGGTGAGCGGGCTGGTGGCCATGGCCTGTTTCTTTGCGGGCGGCCTGATCACGGCCCGCATCCTCTTTTCCGGGAGGAAATCATGA
- a CDS encoding FAD binding domain-containing protein: protein MPLLLPTGLNEVLDLLAEHPEARVLAGGTDLLVRLRACGASPGTIVSLERVAGLGRIEALETATGPAVRIGATATMTDLLRSDTVHQRLPLLHRAASAFAAPTVRNAATLGGNICTASPAADTLPALLVMNASVELASRRGARILPIPHFVLGPGRTALEPGEVLSGVVVPVPRGFTFHHFEKVGQRRAMAIAVVSLAAMLAVEDGRIREARLAWGSVGPTVIRSPEAEAILRGGRLTLSALAEAARAARRAVAPISDIRASADYRRQVAGNLLLRLADLPGRGPGD, encoded by the coding sequence ATGCCCCTGCTCCTGCCCACAGGTCTGAACGAGGTCCTGGACCTGCTGGCCGAACACCCCGAGGCGCGGGTCCTGGCCGGGGGCACGGACCTGCTGGTGCGTCTGCGGGCTTGCGGGGCATCTCCCGGAACCATCGTCAGTCTGGAGCGGGTGGCGGGGCTAGGGCGCATCGAGGCCCTGGAGACCGCGACCGGCCCGGCCGTGCGTATCGGGGCGACAGCCACCATGACCGACCTGCTGCGCAGCGACACCGTGCATCAGCGGCTCCCTCTGCTCCACCGCGCGGCCTCGGCCTTTGCCGCGCCCACGGTGCGCAACGCGGCCACCCTGGGTGGCAATATCTGCACTGCTTCGCCCGCAGCCGACACCCTGCCAGCCTTGCTCGTCATGAATGCTTCGGTGGAGTTGGCGTCGCGCCGCGGAGCGCGCATCCTGCCCATCCCCCATTTCGTCCTGGGCCCGGGCCGCACGGCCCTGGAGCCGGGCGAGGTGCTCTCCGGCGTAGTCGTGCCGGTTCCTCGGGGGTTCACCTTCCACCATTTCGAAAAGGTCGGGCAGCGCCGGGCCATGGCCATCGCCGTGGTCAGTCTGGCCGCCATGCTGGCCGTGGAGGACGGCCGGATCAGGGAAGCCCGGCTGGCCTGGGGCAGCGTGGGGCCGACCGTCATCAGAAGTCCCGAGGCCGAGGCCATCCTCAGGGGCGGGCGACTGACCCTGAGCGCTCTGGCCGAGGCGGCCCGCGCCGCCCGCCGCGCTGTGGCCCCCATCTCCGATATCCGGGCCTCGGCCGACTACCGGCGTCAGGTGGCCGGCAATCTGCTCCTGCGCCTGGCCGATCTCCCTGGCCGGGGGCCGGGCGATTGA
- a CDS encoding sensor histidine kinase, with protein MTPDPIRINPTTRTERKRRKREYVVAVVFLLLIVGLTWAELKYLSGDYYLILNLLILNVVLLLGMIFYVARNAVRLMLERRRRVLGSKLRTRLVLAFISLSLIPTALIYLVSVKFVQTSVDYWFKGQVEESMEQALELGRAFYGSAQERLERRGEAMIAEIRRSGYAWGGKTMNDYLGGKFEEYDFSLIGVISPEGQEQNTHATAQWEQAWPEIKEKVDWQSLRADPRSWTTIIPRPGSDLVLGVTPVDEGRSGYLVIGETVGHGLMHRLDQIVRGLDEYKKLKTRKYPWKMNLYLTMGVMAMLIILGAIWFGFRLAKELSAPVQALAAGTERIARGDLSVRLEDRSDDELGFLVQSFNRMAEDLEQSQKSVQQANVRLAQQNQELERRGQYIEAVLNNITSGVISMNAEGRIGTVNTAAEHILGVPGSMLIGRKPQSLLSGDFADMMNEALSSVSANPGTLWSRQIDLPVRGRNIKALVNVVSLRNVGGREAGHVVVLEDITELEKIQRLAAWREVARRIAHEIKNPLTPIKLSAQRLQRKYGERVHEKVFDDCTELIVKQVERLQNMVTEFSSYAKLPEIQPRPDQLAPVLEEVVGMFENTHRKIRWKLEIFTTIDTFSFDREAIRRVLINLFTNAAEALRGQRDGRVQVRAGHDAEAGLITITVADNGPGLPKDSSRMFEPYYTEKKGGTGLGLTIVRSIVADHGGQVRATPNSPRGTVFVVEIPGA; from the coding sequence ATGACTCCCGATCCCATCCGCATCAACCCGACCACCAGAACCGAGCGGAAGCGGCGCAAGCGGGAGTATGTCGTGGCCGTGGTCTTCCTGCTGCTCATTGTCGGGCTGACCTGGGCCGAGCTGAAATACCTGAGCGGCGACTACTACCTCATCCTCAACCTGCTCATCCTCAACGTGGTCCTGCTGCTGGGCATGATTTTCTATGTGGCCCGCAACGCCGTGCGCCTGATGCTGGAACGCCGCCGCAGGGTTCTCGGCTCCAAGCTCCGCACCCGGCTGGTCCTGGCCTTCATCTCCCTTTCCCTCATCCCCACGGCCCTCATCTACCTCGTTTCGGTCAAGTTCGTGCAGACCTCGGTGGACTACTGGTTCAAGGGGCAGGTGGAGGAGTCCATGGAGCAGGCCCTGGAACTTGGCCGCGCCTTTTACGGCTCGGCCCAGGAGCGGCTGGAACGGCGCGGCGAAGCCATGATCGCCGAAATCCGGCGCAGCGGCTATGCCTGGGGCGGCAAAACCATGAACGACTACTTGGGCGGGAAGTTCGAGGAGTACGACTTCAGCCTCATCGGCGTCATCAGTCCAGAAGGGCAGGAACAGAACACCCATGCAACGGCACAATGGGAGCAGGCATGGCCCGAGATCAAGGAAAAGGTGGACTGGCAGAGCCTGCGTGCGGACCCGCGCTCCTGGACCACCATCATCCCCAGGCCCGGCAGCGACCTGGTGCTGGGCGTCACTCCGGTGGACGAGGGCCGCTCCGGCTACCTGGTCATCGGCGAGACCGTGGGCCATGGCCTGATGCACCGCCTCGACCAGATCGTGCGCGGCCTGGACGAATACAAGAAGCTCAAGACCCGCAAATATCCCTGGAAGATGAATCTGTACCTGACCATGGGGGTCATGGCCATGCTCATCATCCTCGGGGCCATCTGGTTTGGTTTTCGGCTGGCCAAGGAGCTGTCGGCCCCTGTCCAGGCCCTGGCCGCGGGTACCGAGCGCATTGCGCGGGGCGATCTCTCGGTGCGCCTTGAGGACCGCTCCGACGACGAGCTGGGGTTCCTGGTCCAGTCCTTCAACCGCATGGCCGAGGATCTGGAGCAGAGCCAGAAGTCCGTGCAGCAGGCCAATGTGCGTCTGGCCCAGCAGAATCAGGAGCTGGAGCGGCGCGGCCAGTATATCGAGGCCGTGCTCAACAACATCACCTCAGGCGTCATCTCCATGAACGCCGAGGGGCGCATCGGCACGGTCAACACCGCGGCCGAGCACATCCTGGGCGTACCCGGTTCCATGCTCATCGGGCGCAAGCCGCAGTCGCTGCTTTCTGGCGATTTTGCGGACATGATGAACGAGGCCCTTTCCTCGGTCAGCGCCAACCCCGGCACCCTCTGGTCCCGGCAGATCGACCTGCCCGTGCGCGGCCGCAACATCAAGGCCCTGGTCAACGTGGTCTCCTTGCGCAACGTGGGCGGGCGGGAGGCCGGGCATGTCGTGGTGCTGGAGGACATCACCGAGCTTGAGAAGATCCAGCGCCTTGCCGCCTGGCGCGAGGTGGCCCGGCGCATCGCCCACGAGATCAAGAATCCGCTCACGCCCATCAAGCTCTCGGCTCAGCGGCTGCAACGCAAGTACGGCGAGCGGGTCCATGAAAAGGTCTTCGACGACTGCACCGAGCTCATCGTCAAACAGGTGGAGCGGTTGCAGAACATGGTCACCGAGTTCTCTTCCTACGCCAAGCTGCCCGAGATACAGCCCCGGCCCGACCAGCTGGCCCCTGTGCTGGAAGAGGTGGTCGGCATGTTCGAGAACACCCATCGCAAAATCCGGTGGAAACTCGAGATATTCACGACCATCGACACCTTTTCCTTTGACCGCGAGGCCATCCGCCGGGTGCTCATCAACCTCTTCACCAACGCGGCCGAGGCCCTGCGCGGCCAGCGCGACGGGCGGGTGCAGGTTCGAGCGGGCCACGACGCCGAAGCCGGGCTGATCACCATCACCGTGGCCGACAACGGCCCGGGCCTGCCCAAGGACTCTTCGCGCATGTTCGAGCCCTACTACACCGAGAAGAAGGGCGGCACGGGACTCGGGCTGACCATAGTGCGCTCCATCGTGGCCGATCACGGTGGCCAGGTGCGGGCCACGCCCAACTCCCCCAGGGGCACGGTGTTTGTCGTGGAGATTCCCGGCGCCTGA
- a CDS encoding DUF4390 domain-containing protein: protein MKNTHAVSAPARFRLPLALVLVLAAFLAAGPAWAQAISLRAPSLANVSGVLTARFGVGVLEPVVLKGELEDGAQLALRCSVSLRTARDYWFDGHLASATFVSTLSRDALSGEFVMALPGRAAPLRGKDIQALLLEGWGVLEVGLGPWDMLERGRKYRLSLDAFMADADAPEGLSRFIYFWSLDAGAGTSFQLDFTY from the coding sequence ATGAAAAACACCCACGCCGTTTCGGCGCCGGCCCGATTCCGGCTTCCCCTGGCCCTGGTTCTGGTCTTGGCCGCCTTCCTGGCGGCGGGGCCGGCCTGGGCCCAGGCCATCAGTCTTCGGGCACCCTCCCTGGCCAATGTCTCGGGCGTGCTCACGGCCCGTTTCGGGGTGGGCGTGTTGGAGCCGGTGGTGCTCAAGGGCGAGCTGGAGGACGGGGCGCAACTCGCCCTGCGCTGCTCGGTCAGCCTGCGCACCGCCCGGGACTACTGGTTTGACGGTCATCTGGCCTCGGCCACCTTTGTCAGCACCCTTTCCCGCGACGCCCTGAGCGGCGAATTCGTCATGGCCCTGCCGGGCAGGGCCGCCCCCCTGCGCGGCAAGGACATCCAGGCCCTGCTCCTGGAGGGTTGGGGAGTTCTGGAGGTTGGGCTCGGGCCGTGGGACATGCTGGAGCGCGGCCGCAAGTACCGTCTCTCCCTTGACGCCTTCATGGCCGACGCCGACGCGCCCGAGGGGCTGTCGCGCTTCATCTACTTCTGGTCATTGGACGCCGGGGCCGGGACTTCCTTCCAACTGGATTTCACCTACTGA
- a CDS encoding Trm112 family protein translates to MTLDKELIDILACPRCRGAVALLPAGDGLSCPACAVIYPIREGIPVMLLDQAVPEAQWPGRPIPAKD, encoded by the coding sequence ATGACCCTGGACAAGGAACTCATCGACATACTCGCCTGCCCGCGCTGCCGGGGCGCGGTGGCCCTGCTCCCGGCCGGGGACGGCCTGTCCTGCCCCGCCTGCGCGGTGATCTATCCGATCAGGGAAGGCATCCCGGTCATGCTTCTGGATCAGGCCGTGCCCGAGGCGCAATGGCCCGGGCGGCCCATCCCCGCCAAAGACTAG
- a CDS encoding Tex family protein, translating to MTHADTARIDPVSDTGPGADHVRLIADQLTVSAGQVAAVARLLAEGGTVPFIARYRKEATGSLDEVAVALVRDRLAELAALDKRREAILASLAERDLLTHALRREIEAATDKARLEDIYLPHRPKRRTRGTMARERGLAPLADALLSRPDMDPVAEARRFVTPSGATADTAPEKFVTDADAALAGARDIIAERVSESAEARRTMRDLFLRRGRFVSRVVKGREEAGATYRDWFDWDESLSSIPSHRALAMFRGEREGMLKLSLRPPEELALGLLRRPLVRGNGPAAREVGAALDDCYRRLLGPSIETEVRAEVKARADAEAIRVFAANLRQLLLAAPLGQKRVLALDPGYRTGAKLAVLDAQGALVEHTTLFPTGSARQRDEAGKALRTLCSRHCIEAVAVGNGTAGRETEAFVRALDLGVPVVLVNEAGASIYSASEAARREFPDLDLTVRGAVSIGRRLMDPLAELVKIDPGSIGVGQYQHDVDQAALGRALDDVVASCVNSVGVDVNTASVELLAHVSGLGPVLAANIVAHRDGNGPFASRRDLLKVKRLGPKSFEQAAGFLRVRGQGPGHDPLDASAVHPERYQLVRRMARDVGCAVADLLRDEAARGRIRPEAYVSEEVGLPTLRDILAELARPGRDPRAGFSAFAFDDSVSDIADLREGMRLPGIVTNVTKFGAFVDVGVHRDGLVHISQLADRYVADPAEVVAVGREVLATVIGVDHARGRISLSLKGGPVDEGA from the coding sequence ATGACACACGCCGACACCGCCCGCATTGACCCTGTTTCCGACACCGGCCCCGGGGCCGACCATGTCCGTCTGATAGCGGACCAGCTGACCGTTTCGGCCGGGCAGGTGGCGGCCGTGGCCCGGCTCCTGGCCGAAGGGGGCACGGTGCCGTTCATCGCCCGTTACCGCAAGGAGGCCACGGGCTCCCTGGACGAGGTGGCCGTGGCCCTGGTGCGCGACCGGCTCGCAGAGCTGGCGGCCCTGGACAAGCGGCGCGAGGCCATCCTGGCCTCCCTGGCCGAACGGGACCTGCTCACCCACGCTCTGCGCCGGGAGATCGAGGCGGCCACGGACAAGGCCCGCCTTGAGGACATCTATCTGCCGCATCGGCCAAAGCGGCGGACGCGGGGGACAATGGCCCGGGAGCGCGGGCTGGCGCCGCTGGCCGATGCGTTGCTCTCGCGGCCGGATATGGACCCCGTGGCCGAGGCGCGTCGATTCGTCACCCCGTCCGGCGCGACCGCCGATACCGCCCCGGAAAAGTTCGTGACCGACGCGGATGCGGCTCTGGCCGGAGCCCGGGACATCATTGCCGAGCGCGTCAGCGAGAGCGCCGAGGCGCGGCGGACCATGCGCGACCTGTTTCTTCGCCGCGGCCGGTTCGTCTCCCGAGTGGTCAAGGGGCGCGAGGAGGCGGGGGCCACCTACCGCGACTGGTTCGACTGGGACGAGTCGCTCTCCTCAATTCCGAGCCACCGCGCCCTGGCCATGTTCCGGGGAGAGCGCGAGGGAATGCTCAAGCTCTCCCTGCGCCCGCCCGAGGAGCTTGCCCTGGGGCTGCTGCGTCGCCCGTTGGTGCGCGGCAACGGCCCGGCGGCCCGGGAGGTGGGCGCGGCCCTGGATGATTGCTATCGGCGGCTTCTCGGACCATCCATCGAAACCGAAGTGCGGGCCGAGGTCAAGGCCAGGGCGGACGCCGAGGCCATCCGCGTCTTTGCCGCCAACCTGCGCCAGCTGCTGCTGGCCGCGCCGCTGGGGCAGAAAAGGGTGCTGGCCCTGGACCCTGGCTATCGCACCGGGGCCAAGTTGGCCGTGCTCGACGCCCAGGGCGCCCTCGTGGAACACACCACTCTCTTTCCCACCGGCTCGGCGCGGCAGCGGGACGAGGCCGGGAAAGCCCTGCGCACCTTGTGCTCCAGGCATTGCATCGAGGCTGTGGCCGTGGGCAACGGCACCGCTGGCCGCGAGACAGAGGCGTTTGTCCGAGCCCTGGACCTGGGTGTGCCCGTGGTTCTGGTCAACGAGGCGGGCGCGTCCATCTATTCCGCGTCCGAGGCGGCCCGGCGGGAGTTCCCGGACCTGGACCTGACCGTGCGCGGCGCGGTCTCCATTGGGCGCAGACTGATGGACCCCCTGGCCGAGCTGGTCAAGATCGACCCCGGTTCCATCGGCGTGGGCCAGTACCAGCATGACGTGGATCAGGCGGCCCTCGGACGCGCCCTGGACGATGTGGTGGCCAGCTGCGTCAACTCCGTCGGGGTGGATGTGAACACGGCCAGTGTGGAGCTGCTGGCCCATGTCTCGGGCCTTGGCCCGGTCCTGGCCGCCAACATTGTGGCCCACCGGGACGGGAACGGCCCTTTTGCCTCGCGCCGCGATCTGCTCAAGGTCAAGCGGCTCGGACCCAAGTCCTTTGAGCAGGCGGCCGGATTTCTGCGGGTGCGCGGGCAGGGACCGGGGCATGATCCGCTGGATGCCAGCGCGGTGCATCCCGAGCGCTATCAACTGGTCCGGCGCATGGCCCGGGACGTCGGCTGCGCTGTGGCGGACCTGCTGCGCGACGAGGCGGCCAGGGGGCGTATCAGGCCGGAAGCGTATGTGTCCGAGGAGGTGGGGCTGCCCACCCTCAGGGACATTCTGGCAGAGCTGGCCCGTCCCGGACGCGACCCCCGCGCCGGGTTCAGCGCCTTTGCCTTTGACGACAGCGTCAGCGACATCGCGGACCTGCGCGAGGGAATGCGACTGCCCGGCATCGTTACCAATGTGACCAAGTTCGGCGCCTTTGTGGATGTCGGCGTCCATCGCGACGGTCTGGTCCATATCAGCCAACTGGCCGACCGCTATGTGGCCGACCCGGCCGAAGTGGTGGCCGTGGGCCGCGAGGTGCTGGCCACGGTCATCGGCGTGGACCATGCCCGCGGCCGCATCTCCCTGAGCCTGAAGGGCGGGCCGGTGGATGAGGGCGCATGA
- a CDS encoding Hsp20/alpha crystallin family protein, translated as MSEIVKKEDRSPARYRPATDILEREDGFHIFIDLPGVSRENLHIDLQDDELTVRGRTILTPGQNERFSEMQFGECEYVRSISITDIVDRDKIKANLVGGVLELHLPKVEKVLPRKIEITAG; from the coding sequence ATGAGCGAAATAGTGAAAAAGGAAGACAGGAGCCCGGCCCGCTACCGGCCCGCCACAGACATTCTGGAGCGCGAGGACGGCTTCCACATCTTTATCGACCTGCCCGGCGTCAGCCGGGAGAATCTGCATATCGACCTGCAGGATGACGAGCTGACCGTCCGGGGCCGTACCATCCTGACCCCGGGCCAAAACGAGCGTTTTTCGGAAATGCAGTTCGGCGAGTGCGAGTATGTGCGCTCCATCTCCATCACCGACATCGTGGACCGCGACAAGATCAAGGCCAACCTTGTCGGCGGGGTGCTGGAACTCCATCTGCCCAAGGTGGAAAAGGTCCTGCCCCGCAAGATAGAAATCACGGCCGGATAG
- a CDS encoding Hsp20/alpha crystallin family protein → MVIDFNTLYHFPSRLDRVFEEFFKSPMGDDRRLAYPPLNLSNDDENIYVRAELPGVELADVELTLSDKTLVLKGERAAPQGKYYRQERQSGVFHRVVNIAVPVDRDKVKAVMTDGILTVTLPKAEDVKPRSINIEIA, encoded by the coding sequence ATGGTTATCGATTTCAACACCCTGTATCATTTCCCGTCCAGGCTTGATCGCGTGTTCGAGGAGTTCTTCAAATCCCCGATGGGGGATGACCGCCGTCTGGCCTATCCCCCGCTCAATCTGAGCAACGACGACGAGAACATCTACGTGCGGGCGGAGCTGCCCGGCGTGGAACTGGCCGACGTGGAGCTGACCCTCTCGGACAAAACCCTGGTGCTCAAGGGCGAACGCGCAGCCCCCCAGGGAAAATACTACCGCCAGGAGCGCCAGAGCGGCGTTTTCCACAGGGTTGTCAACATCGCCGTTCCAGTGGACAGGGACAAGGTCAAGGCGGTCATGACCGATGGCATCCTGACCGTGACCCTGCCCAAGGCCGAGGATGTCAAACCCCGTTCCATCAACATCGAAATAGCGTAA